The window GATACAATAATAATGGTCTTCTGTTTGTTATAGGATAATGTTCCGAACATTTCTCAGCCTTCCTTCCGTAAAAAGCTCTCTTTAGATTGACGACAAAATGGATTATCCAGAGAAGGCATAATCCATTTCGCGCCGATGTTTATGCGGAGTTACCGTGCAGCGTGTTTATAGGATCAATAGCCGAGGTCTTTTTTAGCTTTCGCCCATGCTTTGTTCCATTTGTCGAAGACGGTTTGCGGATCTTTAGCCAGGACGAACTCCTGAGCCATAGCCGGCAGGTCGAGCTGTGCTTTGTTGGTGATTTCAGTTACTTTAGCGTCATCCACTGTACCTTCTTGCAGAACTACACCAGTAGCCTGGAATTCTTTAAGCTGCGTCAGATTGGATTCTTTGCCCTTCAGCGGAGAGATGAATCCGGCAAAATCCTCATATCCGGAATCTTCGATCATCCATTTTACGAAGGCTTTGGCAGCGTCTACATTTTTGCTGTTCTTAGCAACAGCATAGAAGAAGTCAGGGCTCAGCGGAGCTGTAAGTGTGCCTGAGTTGTCATAAGGAAGCGGGAAGAAGCCTACATTGTCCGAAGTGGTGCCAGCGCCGATAACCTGGTTGATAACCCAGTTACCCAGGTAATACATGGCGAATTTGCCGGAGGCGATGTCCTTCTTCGATTGTTCCCAGTTGGTGGAGTTGATGTCTTTTTCCAGATAGCCCTTTTCATTCAGCTCTCTAAGCAGGCTGAGCGATTTGCCGTAGCCGTTGTCCATTGTGAAAGGCGTGTCGGTATTCAGCTTCTCATTCGGGAAATCAGGGTTTCCGGCAATAATGCGGGGAACGGAGTATACCCAGTCGTTAAGCGGCCATTTGTCTTTGAAGTTGGAAGCGAGCGGCACTACACCGGCGGCTATCAGCTTTTCGCAGGCAGCGAGGAATTCATCCCAGGTCTTAGGGATTTCGGTGATGCCGGCATCGGCGAAGGCTTTTTTGTTATAGACAATTCCTGTAGTGGAGTTACCGGTAGTAATTCCGTACAGCTGGCCTTCGAAGGATTTGAAGTCTTTAAATGTAATTTTATCGGTGAGGCCGAGATCGTCCAGCGGTGCGAAATATTTTGGCAGATCGGAGTTAGGGATGTTAGGAATGAACATGACGTCGGGAAGCTCGCCGCTGGCCATTCTGACCTTAGCCTGCTGGTTGTAGTCGGTTTGGGAAGCTTCAAATTCAACCTTGATGTTCGGATATTTCTCATTAAAGCGCTTTAAATATTCGTCATACTCTTTGCCGATCATGTCGGTTCTGTTGGTCAGGAAAATGATTTTGCCGCTGATGTCAGATCCGCTGGCTGCTGCTGGTTCAGTGGTTGCTGCTGCGTCGGTGCTCTCTGGCGCTGTTGTTGCTGCAGGCTCATCAGTTGCTGTGGCTGCATTATTATTATTGTTGTTCGAACCACAGCCTGTCAGGGATAGAGAGAAAACCATAATGATAACAAAACATAACGAAAATAACTTGTTTCTCATTGCATTGTCCCCTTTTCGTGTTATTGTTAGCGTTTACATGAACATTATAGCGCGATTTTCCGGATGGATAAATGTATTCAATTATTATTTATTGTCTTTATTTGTTTTCTTTCTAGGATTATAATTGGTATATCACTAACAATATTATAACAAAATACAATGAATCCAAAATGAATGTAATGAAAAGTAAGCGTACACATGCTATTTTGAGGATGCGGCGCAAACCGGTGAATTAGGGTGTAGGCTCACAAAACTTAAGCGTATGCTTCCGGAGCGAGTTTTGTTCGAAGCGACTCATGGATGCATAAGCTCACAAAACTTTAAGCGTATGCTTCCGAAGCGAGTTTTGTTCGAAGCGACTCATGGATGCATAAGCTCACAAAACTTTTAGGAGGACTCATGACTCAATTACAGCTTGATTTGAAGAATTGGGAATTTAGGGCTAGCGGGGATGAAGGATGGCTGCCGGCAGTGGTGCCGGGAACGGTGCATACCGATCTGCTACGCAATGGGCTGATTTCGCAGCCATTTTATGGAAAGAATGAGCATGAGCTGCAATGGATCGATAAGAAGGACTGGGAGTACAGAACGGTTCTGCAGCTGGACGAGGGCTGGCAGAATCTGAATGTTACGGAGCTGACCTTTGCCGGGCTGGATACGTATGCCGATGTGTATGTGAACAATGTGCATGCGCTTTCAGCAGACAATATGTTCCGGGCTTGGACCGTAGATGTCAAAGGTCTGCTGCGGACCGGAGACAATGAGATCCTGGTGAAATTCCGCTCCGTGGTGAAGGAGGATCTGCCGAAGCTGGAACAGCTCGGGTATGACCTGCCCGCACCGAATGACCAGTCTGAGCTGGGCGGTTTAGAGGAAAAGCGGATCAGCGTGTTTGCCCGCAAGGCGCCTTATCATTACGGCTGGGACTGGGGCCCGAGATTTCTGACCAGCGGCATCTGGCGTGAAGCGGTGCTTACGGGACGTAATGCTGCCGCGATTTCGGATGTGTATATCCGTCAGGATGTTATCAAGAAGGAAGAGGCTCGTTTGACGGCAATTGTTGAAGTGGATGCGCCTGAGGTATGGGAAGGAACGCTGCGGATTACAGCAGACGGCCAAGAGTGGACACAGACAGTTACTTTGGATGCCGGCATACAAGCTGTGGAACTGGAGCTGGTGATCGGTCATCCGCGTCTATGGTGGTGTAACGGACTGGGTGCGCCTGAATTAACCTCATTCCAGGTGGAGCTGCTGCAGAACGGTACGGTACAAGATACTGCCGAAGTGACTACCGGCCTCCGGGAAATTAAGCTGATCCGCAAACCTGATGCGAAGGGTGCTTCGTTCCAGTTCGAGCTGAACGGTGTACCGGTGTTCGCAAAGGGTGCGAACCATATTCCAAACGACAGCTTCATCACAGAGGTTACCAGTGACCGCTACCGTCATGAGATTGCCTCAGCCGTAGAGTCGAATATGAACATGCTGCGTGTATGGGGCGGCGGCTTCTATGAGGAGAAGGAATTCTACCGCTTGTGCGATGAATACGGCCTGCTGGTCTGGCAGGACTTCATGTTTGCCTGCAGCATGTATCCGGGGGATGAAGCGTTCCTGGAGAGTGTGCGGAAGGAAGCGGAATATAATGTGAAGCGGCTGCGCAATCATCCGTGCATCGCACTGTGGTGCGGTAACAATGAGATCGACTCCGCCTGGGCCCACTTCGAGGAGAACATGGGCTGGGGCTGGAAGGAAAAGCTCAGTTCTGAGATCCGCGACACGCTATGGGCAGCATACGAAGAGATTTTCCACCGCATTCTGCCGGAGGCGGTAGCAGCCTATCATCCGGGTGTTGATTACTGGCCGTCCTCTCCGCTCCGTGAACGTACTAATAATATAGACCAGCATTCGACGCGGATTACGGGCGAAGGGGACATTCATTATTGGGGCGTATGGCACGGTATTGAACCTTTTGAGAACTATAACGTCAAGGTGGGCCGCTTCATGAGCGAATACGGCTTCCAGTCCTTCCCGGAGCTGAAATCGGTGCTGAGCTATGCGGAGGAAGCTGACATGGAGCTGGAATCGGAAGTGATGCTGGCGCACCAGAAGAACGGTCGCGGGAATCTGCTGATTAAAGAATATATGGACATCTATCTGCCGGAGCCAAAGGATTTCAGCTCATTTCTGTATATGAGCCAGATTCTTCAGGCGGAGGCCATGAGGGTCGCGATTGAAAGCCACCGGAGAAACAAGCCGTACTGCATGGGTACCTTGTACTGGCAGATGAACGACTGCTGGCCCGTAGCTTCCTGGGCAGGGATGGATTACTACGGCCGCTGGAAGGCACTGCAATATACCGCTCGCAAAAGCTTCAAGGATATCCTCCTCTCCATTGAGGAAATGGACGGGGTAAACCTGCAGGTGCATGCAGTATCTGATCTGCGGGAAACGCTGGCCAGTGAGCTGGTGCTCCGGTTGTATGATTTCAGCGGTTCGGTTCTGAAGGAATGGAATCAGTCCGTGCAGCTGGCTGCCGATTCGGCGGCGGTGGTATTCACCGTGCCTGCTGCCGAATTGCTGGAGGGCAATGATCCTAAGCAGGTGGTGCTGGTAGCTTCTTTGCTGGCCGAGGGCTCCCTGCTGGAGCAGAAAGAGCATTACTTCGCTGCGGCTAAAGAGATCAAGCTGAGTCAGCCTGCACTTACAGTGGCTGAGGTTCCGGGCAGCGGCGGCCTAAGCTTCACGGTCAGCAGCGATGTGCTGGCCAGAGGGGTGTATTTGACGGCGGAAGAGGAAGGCATCTTCTCCGACAACTTCTTCGATCTGCTTCCGGGCGAGCCAAAGACGGTGCAATTCTCGCTGCGCGGCAGCGGAGAGCAGGACTTTATCCCGGCTGCACCAAAAGGTCTTGAAGTCCGCTCGATGGCTGATTATGTGAAAGAAGCCTGATACGCCTGGACCGAGGCTGAACAGAGCAGTATGCATCTCTGGGCGAACTAGCGGAAATAGAGGGAAAAATCCCTCTGAATCCGGCCTAGGCGAGGGGATTGGCAGAAATAGAGGGAAAAATCCCTTTGAATCGGGCCTAGGCGTGGGGATTGGCGGAAATAGAGGGGAAAATCCCTCTGAATCCGGCCTGCGCGCGTGGATTGGTGGAAATAGAGGGAAAAATCCCTCTGAATCCGGGCTACACGGGCGAAATGGCGGAAATAGAGGGAATAGTACCTTTGATTTTGGACTGCGCGCGGGAACTGGCGGAATAAGGGGTAGCTGAACAAATTGCACGCTGCCATTAAAGAACATATAACAATATTCAGGAGAGAAGGAACCGGACCATGGCCATTTGGGTACAGGAAGACAAGGGGACATTTCATTTACAGAGTAAGGGTATGAGTTATATTATCGGTCTTTTTAATAACTATCCGATGCACGTGTACTGGGGCAAAAAACTGCGCCATGACAGCAATCTGGAGGGCTTGCCGCATTTGGGGGTGGGCACTGCGCTGGACCGGCTTCCGCAGGAATACCCGCAGTACGGTACTGGGGATTACCGTGTGCCGGCTTATCAGGTCAAGCTGGAGGACGGCACGCGAATTACTGAGCTGCACTATACCGGTTACCGTGTACTGCCGGGCAAGCCGCAGCTTGCCGGACTTCCGTCCGTGTATGTGGAGTCCCCGGAAGAAGCGGATACGCTGGAAATTACGCTGCGCGATGATTACGCGTCGCTGAATGTCATTTTGCGTTATACCGTTTACCGCGACACGGACGTTATTGCCCGCTCGGTAGAATTCGTCAATGACGGCGGGGCGCAGCTCGATCTGCTGCGCGCACTGAGCGCTTCCGTTGATTTTCCGGAGGACAGCCAGTTTGACCTGATCTATCTCTCCGGCGGCTGGTCACGGGAGGCGGACCTGACCCGCAGACGGCTGGAACAGGGCACGACGGCGCTGCAGTCCCGCCGGGGAATGAGCAGCCATCAGCACAACCCGTTCGCCGCACTGGCTAAGCCGGGTACCGACGAGCACCAGGGCGAAGTGTACGGCTTCTCACTGGTCTATAGCGGCGGATTCGCAGCTGAAGCCGAGGTGGATGCCTTCGGACATACCCGTCTGTGCATGGGTCTGAATCCTTTTGATTTCTCCTGGCGTCTGGCTCCGGGCGAACGCTTCCAGACTCCCGAAGTCGTTATGGTCTACTCAAATGAAGGGCTCGGAGGCATGTCGCGGACGTATCACCGCCTGTACCGTACGCGCCTGGTGAGAGGAACATTCCGTGATAAGGAACGGCCAATCCTCGTGAATAACTGGGAAGCGACCTACTTCAATTTCAATGCCGACAAGCTGGTGGATATTGCCGCCGAAGGCTCGAAGCTGGGCATTGAGCTGTTTGTGCTTGATGATGGCTGGTTCGGCAAGCGCGATGCTGACAACTCCTCGCTCGGCGACTGGACCGAGGATCTGCGCAAGCTGCCGGGTGGACTGGCCGATGTGGCGAAGCGGGTCAACGACCTGGGCATGCAGTTCGGCCTTTGGGTAGAGCCGGAAATGATCTCGCCAGATAGCGATTTGTACCGCGCCCATCCGGACTGGTGCCTCCATGTGCCGGGACGCCGCCGCACCGAAGCCCGCTGGCAGCTGGTGCTCGATCTTACGCGCGCAGAAGTGCGCGAGTACGTTTACAATGCACTGAGCAAAATCTTCTCCACGGTGCCGATTGCCTATGTCAAATGGGATATGAACCGCAACCTGACGGAGATAGGTTCGGCTGAACTGCCGGCGGAGCGCCAGGGGGAAACTGCCCACCGTTATGTGCTCGGGCTGTACGAGCTGATTGATCGCCTGACGGCGGACTTCCCGCATATTCTGTTCGAGAGCTGCTCCAGCGGCGGCGGACGTTTCGACCCGGGTATGCTCTACTATATGCCGCAGACCTGGACGAGCGATGACACCGATGCGGCGGAACGCCTGAAGATACAGTACGGCACCAGTCTGGTGTATCCGGTCAGCGCAATGGGCGCGCATGTCTCCGCAGTTCCGAATCATCAGGTCGGCCGCGTTACGCCGCTGTCCTTCCGCGGGGATGTCGCCATGTCCGGCAACTTCGGCTATGAGCTTGACCTGACGAAATTCACCGACGAGGAGAAAGAGCTCGTTAAAGAGCAGGTAGCGAATTACAAGGAAATCCGCAGTCTTGTGCAGCAGGGCAACCTGTACCGTCTGCAAAGCCCATTCGAGGGTAATGAAACGGCTTGGATGTTCGTCTCGGACGATCAGAGCGAAGCATTGGTCTATTACTTCCGGGTCATGGCTGTGCCTTACCCGGCACGCCGGACGCTGAAGCTCCGTGGCCTCAACCCGGACACCGATTATACGGTGCTGGATAGCGGTGAGGTCTTCGGCGGCGACCGGCTGATGCAGGCCGGGCTAGCGCTGCCTGATATCCAGCGCGACTACGTGAGCGGATGCTTCCACCTGAAGGCACAATATAATTAGCATCTCAGGGAATGAGGGAAGCCGGGGAAACCTGGCTTCTTTTATTTTGGACGAGGACAATATGGTGAAATTAAAGGTAGAAGTGCTTTTGATTTCAGCACATGTGGCCAATATGGTGGAATAAGAAGCTTAAGTGTTTTTGAATTTGCTATACGAGGACAATATGGTGAAATCAGAAGCAGAAGTACCTTTGATTTCAGCGCACGCAGGCAATCTGGTCAAATGAAGTGTAAAAGTACTTTTGAATCTGGCGTATGCGGTCAGATGGCGACCGAGCGCTGAAACTACTGGCTTTTATGGGCAAACGGGGACGGTTTTTCCTGATCAATCCACAATAACATAACGGTTAATGTTCGTGTTTGGCGTTACTTTCATGTTAGATTTAGCTTTTTTCTTGCTGGAAATACGATAGTTATGTATAATAGCAATTAATCTCGATGTGATTGTACGATATTCTGTTTTCGAAGGTGGTTTCATGGCAGAACTGGAAAACAGCGAGCAGAAGAAGAAGATGTGCCAGATCTACAATGAGATCTCCAAGGAATTGTTTGGTTTCGGGACGACCTTGCTCCGCGTAACTGTCGATCAGCGGGTCATTACCTTTCACGCCAAGCACCGCAGATCTCCCCGGTCGGCTGCCCTTGAAGGCGAAGCGCCGGAGCTGAAGCAGGAAGTGGATTTTCGGATGTCGATGCTGTTTAAGAAGAGATTCAAGGAAAGACTTGAAGCAGAAATGGGCTTAACGCTTGAGGTTCTGCTCAGGGATTACGATGCACCGACCCAGTGGGCTTTTACGAACATGATACTGGCCGGAGATTGACAATTTAAACATGATATTAGCGGATTTTTGCTTTTGATCTATCTTAAGCGAAGACCGTCCTTTTATAACGGGGTAGCTCTTTTGCTTTGTTTACACAAAGAAAAGTGTTCTTGTTCCTACAAGAATGCTTTTCTTTTTTTTATGAAAAAATAAGGGGAATCAGATGTTTATTACCAACAGGGGGTGCTGCTGATCCGTTTTACGCTGCCGATTGCTTCGATAAGAGACTGACAGAACATGCCGGATTTGCAGGAAGAACGCTGGATTTGTACACATATTAGGACTACATTCGGGAGGTTATTTACTAATGAAAAAGATCATGACTACCGGCCTTGCACTGGCCCTGACTTCAATGCTGGCCGCTTGCGGCGCAAACAATACTGCGACGAACAACACCAGTACTAATAATGCGGCTGCACCGGAAGCTACATCAGCGGGAGAACCGTCAGAGTTGGTGATTTCCACCTGGGGATTCTCGGAAGATTTCTTCAAAGAATCGGTCTATGCGCCGTTTGAGAAAGAGCACAATGTGAAAATTGTGGTGGAAATCGGCAACAACGCCGAGCGCCTGAACAAAATCCGCCAGGGCAGCTCCGATGTGGATGTGGTGTATCTGTCCGACTATTATGCGCAGCAGGCGATTAATGAAGGGCTGTTCGAAACGATCGACAGCAGCAAGATCCCGAATATCCAGAACATTTATGATATCGCCAAAGCGCCGCTGGGTGCAGAATATGGCCCTGCGTATACGATCGGACGACTGGGAATTGCCTATAATCCGGCTCTCACCCAAGGTGACGTAACGACCTGGAGCGATCTGTGGACCAAGTTCGATAAGAACCTGGCGATGCCGGCAATTACAGCTACAGCAGGTCCGATGGTGGTAGATGCGGCCTCTCTTGCAGCAGGTAATGCGGACTTCAATGAAGATACTGCGTTCACAAAGCTGAAAGAGCTGGACAAGAATGTTGTGAAATATTACAGCCAGACCTCCGAGTATGTGAACATGTTCGGCCAGGAGGAAATCGCCGGCGGCCCGATTATGGAAATGTACTTCAAGGATCTGCAGGCTGCTGTGCCTGATGCCAAATTCGTAGCACCATCTGACGGCGCCTATGCCGTAATGAATACTGTTAACGTCGTTAAAGGCAGCGACAATAAAGAGCTTGCCGAAGAGTTCATCAACTGGCAGCTGAGCGAGGAAGTGCAGACAGCATCTGCCAAAGCCAAGGTGGATTCCCCGGTAAACACGAAGGTGGTGCTGACAGCTGAAGAAGCGGCAGGTGTGACTTACGGAACGGATGTTATCAGCAAGCTGCGCAAGCTGGATATGTCGTTCGTGAATGAACACATTACGGAGTGGACCGACCGCTTCAACCGCGAGATTGGCGGCTAAGGATGAAGGGGCGTAAAAAAGTCATTCTGGATGTAGATACC of the Paenibacillus pedocola genome contains:
- a CDS encoding ABC transporter substrate-binding protein, which produces MRNKLFSLCFVIIMVFSLSLTGCGSNNNNNNAATATDEPAATTAPESTDAAATTEPAAASGSDISGKIIFLTNRTDMIGKEYDEYLKRFNEKYPNIKVEFEASQTDYNQQAKVRMASGELPDVMFIPNIPNSDLPKYFAPLDDLGLTDKITFKDFKSFEGQLYGITTGNSTTGIVYNKKAFADAGITEIPKTWDEFLAACEKLIAAGVVPLASNFKDKWPLNDWVYSVPRIIAGNPDFPNEKLNTDTPFTMDNGYGKSLSLLRELNEKGYLEKDINSTNWEQSKKDIASGKFAMYYLGNWVINQVIGAGTTSDNVGFFPLPYDNSGTLTAPLSPDFFYAVAKNSKNVDAAKAFVKWMIEDSGYEDFAGFISPLKGKESNLTQLKEFQATGVVLQEGTVDDAKVTEITNKAQLDLPAMAQEFVLAKDPQTVFDKWNKAWAKAKKDLGY
- a CDS encoding beta-mannosidase, with the protein product MTQLQLDLKNWEFRASGDEGWLPAVVPGTVHTDLLRNGLISQPFYGKNEHELQWIDKKDWEYRTVLQLDEGWQNLNVTELTFAGLDTYADVYVNNVHALSADNMFRAWTVDVKGLLRTGDNEILVKFRSVVKEDLPKLEQLGYDLPAPNDQSELGGLEEKRISVFARKAPYHYGWDWGPRFLTSGIWREAVLTGRNAAAISDVYIRQDVIKKEEARLTAIVEVDAPEVWEGTLRITADGQEWTQTVTLDAGIQAVELELVIGHPRLWWCNGLGAPELTSFQVELLQNGTVQDTAEVTTGLREIKLIRKPDAKGASFQFELNGVPVFAKGANHIPNDSFITEVTSDRYRHEIASAVESNMNMLRVWGGGFYEEKEFYRLCDEYGLLVWQDFMFACSMYPGDEAFLESVRKEAEYNVKRLRNHPCIALWCGNNEIDSAWAHFEENMGWGWKEKLSSEIRDTLWAAYEEIFHRILPEAVAAYHPGVDYWPSSPLRERTNNIDQHSTRITGEGDIHYWGVWHGIEPFENYNVKVGRFMSEYGFQSFPELKSVLSYAEEADMELESEVMLAHQKNGRGNLLIKEYMDIYLPEPKDFSSFLYMSQILQAEAMRVAIESHRRNKPYCMGTLYWQMNDCWPVASWAGMDYYGRWKALQYTARKSFKDILLSIEEMDGVNLQVHAVSDLRETLASELVLRLYDFSGSVLKEWNQSVQLAADSAAVVFTVPAAELLEGNDPKQVVLVASLLAEGSLLEQKEHYFAAAKEIKLSQPALTVAEVPGSGGLSFTVSSDVLARGVYLTAEEEGIFSDNFFDLLPGEPKTVQFSLRGSGEQDFIPAAPKGLEVRSMADYVKEA
- a CDS encoding alpha-galactosidase is translated as MAIWVQEDKGTFHLQSKGMSYIIGLFNNYPMHVYWGKKLRHDSNLEGLPHLGVGTALDRLPQEYPQYGTGDYRVPAYQVKLEDGTRITELHYTGYRVLPGKPQLAGLPSVYVESPEEADTLEITLRDDYASLNVILRYTVYRDTDVIARSVEFVNDGGAQLDLLRALSASVDFPEDSQFDLIYLSGGWSREADLTRRRLEQGTTALQSRRGMSSHQHNPFAALAKPGTDEHQGEVYGFSLVYSGGFAAEAEVDAFGHTRLCMGLNPFDFSWRLAPGERFQTPEVVMVYSNEGLGGMSRTYHRLYRTRLVRGTFRDKERPILVNNWEATYFNFNADKLVDIAAEGSKLGIELFVLDDGWFGKRDADNSSLGDWTEDLRKLPGGLADVAKRVNDLGMQFGLWVEPEMISPDSDLYRAHPDWCLHVPGRRRTEARWQLVLDLTRAEVREYVYNALSKIFSTVPIAYVKWDMNRNLTEIGSAELPAERQGETAHRYVLGLYELIDRLTADFPHILFESCSSGGGRFDPGMLYYMPQTWTSDDTDAAERLKIQYGTSLVYPVSAMGAHVSAVPNHQVGRVTPLSFRGDVAMSGNFGYELDLTKFTDEEKELVKEQVANYKEIRSLVQQGNLYRLQSPFEGNETAWMFVSDDQSEALVYYFRVMAVPYPARRTLKLRGLNPDTDYTVLDSGEVFGGDRLMQAGLALPDIQRDYVSGCFHLKAQYN
- a CDS encoding DUF2294 domain-containing protein; the encoded protein is MAELENSEQKKKMCQIYNEISKELFGFGTTLLRVTVDQRVITFHAKHRRSPRSAALEGEAPELKQEVDFRMSMLFKKRFKERLEAEMGLTLEVLLRDYDAPTQWAFTNMILAGD
- a CDS encoding ABC transporter substrate-binding protein, coding for MKKIMTTGLALALTSMLAACGANNTATNNTSTNNAAAPEATSAGEPSELVISTWGFSEDFFKESVYAPFEKEHNVKIVVEIGNNAERLNKIRQGSSDVDVVYLSDYYAQQAINEGLFETIDSSKIPNIQNIYDIAKAPLGAEYGPAYTIGRLGIAYNPALTQGDVTTWSDLWTKFDKNLAMPAITATAGPMVVDAASLAAGNADFNEDTAFTKLKELDKNVVKYYSQTSEYVNMFGQEEIAGGPIMEMYFKDLQAAVPDAKFVAPSDGAYAVMNTVNVVKGSDNKELAEEFINWQLSEEVQTASAKAKVDSPVNTKVVLTAEEAAGVTYGTDVISKLRKLDMSFVNEHITEWTDRFNREIGG